A single Pseudoalteromonas phenolica DNA region contains:
- the srmB gene encoding ATP-dependent RNA helicase SrmB: MQFSEFDLDGKVLSAIDKMGFKTATSIQQLSIPEGLMGRDILASAPTGTGKTAAFLIPAIQYLLDFPRRDPGFARVLIMTPTRELAYQVHEQCQLLAANTHLKIGVVTGGINYGSHKEIFEKNNDILIATPGRLMEYLETENFHAENVELLILDEADRMLDMGFKKEMLRICDEAKNRRQCFLFSATLEGDSVELFADRILNDPALLEAEPSRKEKGKIHQWVHLADDYNHKLKLLVELLKNEEEVQKAIVFVKTRERLEKLVGELYSHDIKTTWLRGEMPQDKRMTAMANFQAGRTRILVATDVAARGIDVQDITHVFNFDMPRTADIYVHRIGRTGRAGKKGTAISLVEAHDMAILGKVQRYTEQQLKSRVIKGLEPKNKPAKLPKKKKDPAKIKAKKKAKAKVKKKK, translated from the coding sequence ATGCAATTTTCTGAATTTGATCTAGACGGTAAAGTCCTCTCAGCTATTGATAAAATGGGATTCAAAACCGCCACCAGCATTCAACAACTTTCTATTCCTGAGGGTTTGATGGGTCGAGATATTCTTGCCTCAGCACCGACAGGCACGGGTAAAACAGCTGCGTTTTTAATTCCTGCAATCCAATATTTGTTAGACTTTCCACGTCGCGATCCAGGCTTTGCACGTGTATTAATTATGACGCCTACCCGTGAGCTTGCTTACCAAGTACACGAACAATGTCAGTTACTTGCGGCAAATACTCACCTTAAAATTGGTGTAGTAACCGGTGGTATTAACTACGGCAGCCACAAAGAAATCTTCGAAAAAAACAACGATATCCTAATTGCGACGCCGGGTCGTTTGATGGAATATCTTGAAACAGAAAACTTCCACGCAGAAAACGTGGAACTACTTATTCTTGATGAAGCCGACCGCATGCTAGACATGGGCTTCAAAAAAGAAATGCTACGTATTTGTGATGAAGCTAAAAACCGCCGTCAGTGTTTCTTATTCTCAGCCACCCTTGAAGGCGACAGTGTTGAGTTATTCGCAGATCGCATTCTAAATGACCCAGCCTTACTTGAAGCTGAGCCATCGCGCAAAGAGAAAGGAAAAATTCATCAATGGGTGCACCTAGCTGATGACTATAATCACAAGCTAAAACTACTTGTTGAATTACTGAAAAACGAAGAAGAAGTTCAAAAAGCCATTGTCTTCGTTAAAACCCGTGAGCGACTAGAGAAGCTGGTTGGTGAGCTATACTCTCACGATATTAAAACCACTTGGCTCCGGGGTGAGATGCCTCAAGACAAACGCATGACAGCCATGGCCAACTTCCAAGCAGGTCGTACGCGTATCCTTGTTGCGACTGACGTTGCCGCGCGAGGTATTGATGTTCAAGACATTACCCATGTATTTAACTTCGATATGCCGCGTACTGCTGACATTTATGTACATCGAATTGGCCGTACAGGTCGCGCAGGTAAAAAAGGCACAGCAATCTCTTTAGTTGAAGCCCACGACATGGCAATTTTAGGCAAAGTTCAGCGCTACACTGAACAGCAACTAAAATCACGCGTTATTAAAGGCTTAGAACCAAAGAATAAACCAGCTAAGCTACCTAAGAAGAAAAAAGACCCAGCGAAAATAAAAGCGAAGAAAAAGGCAAAAGCCAAAGTTAAAAAGAAGAAATAG
- a CDS encoding TIGR04211 family SH3 domain-containing protein, protein MLKRILVPTLFALFSHYSLAEDIQTIENSNSSENTAYISDSLFVYVHSGPGKNFRIVGSVNAGSQIEIMAGNENGFQQITDDKGREVWVETQFVSTQPGLAHQLDELGQQLQQSQQALNDAQTDLPRLQQLNQDLQAENQNLQQTIQRLEKAVTDEKQKALSSEQAEQHLMLTYGGGVGVGGLLIGVVLTLFLSRRKRYDGWA, encoded by the coding sequence ATGTTAAAACGTATCTTGGTGCCGACACTTTTCGCACTTTTTTCACACTATTCTCTCGCTGAAGACATTCAAACCATAGAAAATAGTAACAGCAGCGAAAATACAGCATATATCTCAGATAGCTTATTCGTTTATGTACATTCTGGACCGGGTAAAAACTTCCGTATTGTTGGTTCTGTAAATGCTGGCAGCCAAATTGAAATTATGGCGGGTAATGAAAATGGCTTTCAACAGATCACCGATGATAAGGGCCGTGAGGTATGGGTTGAAACCCAATTTGTTTCAACCCAACCTGGGCTTGCACACCAATTGGATGAGCTAGGTCAACAACTACAACAATCACAGCAAGCACTCAACGATGCCCAAACTGACTTACCTCGCTTGCAACAACTTAATCAAGATTTACAAGCTGAAAATCAAAACTTACAGCAAACTATTCAGCGTTTAGAAAAGGCGGTGACAGATGAAAAACAAAAAGCGCTCTCTTCTGAACAAGCAGAACAACATTTAATGCTCACCTACGGCGGCGGTGTTGGTGTTGGTGGATTACTCATTGGGGTTGTACTAACCCTATTCTTATCACGTAGGAAACGTTACGATGGTTGGGCTTAG
- a CDS encoding phosphoribosyltransferase, translating to MSDKCYITAQQLLEDSFRLAAQVYDDGFRPDFIIGIWRGGAPIGIAVQEYYDYKGIETDHIAVRTSSYYGIGKQSKEIKVHGLHYIIENANADDSLLIVDDVFDSGRSIFALKEKLSELMRLNLPKDIRTACPYYKPKNTKVPMKPDYFIHESDEWLVFPHELSGLTPDEIAEGKSDLSNISELFTK from the coding sequence ATGTCAGATAAGTGCTATATCACAGCACAGCAGTTGCTTGAGGATTCTTTTCGTTTAGCCGCGCAAGTTTATGATGACGGTTTCCGTCCTGACTTCATTATTGGTATTTGGCGAGGTGGTGCACCTATCGGTATCGCTGTACAAGAGTATTATGATTACAAAGGCATAGAGACAGATCACATTGCTGTGCGCACATCTTCTTACTACGGTATCGGCAAGCAATCTAAAGAAATTAAAGTGCATGGTCTTCATTACATCATCGAAAATGCGAATGCAGATGACTCACTATTAATTGTGGATGATGTTTTTGATTCAGGCCGCAGTATTTTCGCGTTAAAAGAAAAGCTTTCTGAGCTGATGCGTTTAAATTTGCCTAAAGACATTCGCACAGCGTGCCCTTATTACAAGCCAAAGAATACCAAGGTACCTATGAAGCCTGATTATTTCATCCATGAATCAGATGAGTGGTTAGTGTTCCCGCACGAACTATCAGGTTTAACCCCAGATGAAATTGCAGAGGGCAAATCAGATTTGAGTAATATCAGTGAGTTATTCACTAAATAA
- a CDS encoding tRNA1(Val) (adenine(37)-N6)-methyltransferase gives MAGFVFKQFCIEQENTAMKVSTDGILLGAWVNLSGVKSMLDIGAGTGLLSLMCKQRAECLAVTAVEIESGAFQDANLNIQNSPWEDDIFVHQSAIQNFQSDIQYDLVISNPPYFNDSLKGPSASRNLARHTDSLSFNALLNEFKRLSHSRSRLAVVLPYQEGTEFIELAQKQDLHLVRKCEVKTTERKAISRLLLEFEYTANSGFVEPEHTLLCIHENGQYSADFIVLCRDFYLKM, from the coding sequence ATGGCAGGCTTTGTGTTTAAGCAGTTTTGTATTGAGCAAGAGAATACCGCAATGAAGGTCTCAACCGATGGAATTTTGCTTGGTGCCTGGGTGAATTTGTCAGGGGTAAAAAGCATGTTAGATATCGGTGCAGGTACGGGGCTGTTGTCTTTGATGTGCAAGCAACGTGCTGAGTGCTTAGCTGTGACAGCCGTTGAGATTGAATCTGGCGCGTTTCAAGATGCAAATTTGAATATTCAAAACAGCCCGTGGGAGGATGATATTTTTGTACATCAATCTGCTATTCAAAATTTTCAGAGCGATATTCAATATGATTTAGTGATCAGTAATCCACCTTATTTTAACGATAGCTTAAAAGGTCCATCGGCATCGCGAAATTTAGCGCGTCATACGGATTCATTGAGTTTCAATGCGTTACTGAATGAATTTAAGCGTTTATCTCATTCTAGAAGTCGTCTGGCTGTAGTCTTACCTTATCAAGAAGGAACAGAGTTTATTGAGCTGGCGCAAAAACAAGACTTGCATCTTGTGCGTAAATGCGAGGTGAAAACGACAGAACGCAAAGCGATAAGTCGATTATTGCTCGAGTTTGAGTATACAGCCAACAGCGGTTTTGTTGAACCTGAGCATACGTTGTTATGTATTCATGAAAATGGTCAATATAGTGCGGATTTCATTGTGCTTTGTCGTGACTTTTACTTAAAAATGTAA